Proteins co-encoded in one Balneolaceae bacterium genomic window:
- a CDS encoding UbiA prenyltransferase family protein: MIHFLKLMRPQQWIKNLFLFAPLFFSFEYSLEKIASVFGGFILFSLASSALYSLNDVLDREEDQLHPVKKDRPIASGQITHRSAIIFTILLLIVSLGGGALLNTGFLTVLALYVLMNFAYSLKLKHISILDISLIAIGFVLRIYAGAELIDVTPTHWIVLVTFLLALFLALAKRRDDVLLGDKGIRTRTNADGYNLEMINAGMVFMAGVTTVAYIMYTLSEDVIARLDSENIYMTSAFVVIGILRYMQITFVENRSGNPTYLVIKDLFLQLTIISWLISFLIFYFLL; encoded by the coding sequence ATGATTCATTTTTTAAAACTTATGCGTCCACAGCAGTGGATTAAGAATCTGTTTTTGTTCGCTCCTCTCTTTTTTAGTTTTGAATACTCGCTGGAGAAAATTGCTTCTGTTTTTGGAGGATTTATTCTCTTCTCTCTTGCTTCCAGTGCGCTCTATTCTCTGAATGATGTATTAGATCGTGAAGAAGATCAACTGCACCCGGTGAAGAAAGATCGCCCGATTGCATCAGGTCAAATAACTCATCGCTCCGCAATTATCTTTACAATTCTACTGTTAATTGTATCACTGGGTGGGGGGGCGCTTCTCAATACGGGTTTTCTTACAGTTTTGGCTTTGTATGTGCTTATGAATTTCGCATACTCATTGAAGCTGAAACATATATCCATTTTGGATATCAGCCTGATAGCTATCGGGTTTGTTTTAAGGATTTACGCAGGAGCCGAACTTATTGATGTAACACCAACCCATTGGATTGTTTTGGTAACATTTCTCCTGGCATTATTCCTGGCACTTGCTAAACGAAGAGATGATGTTTTACTTGGAGATAAGGGGATCAGAACCCGTACAAATGCAGATGGTTATAACCTGGAAATGATTAACGCCGGTATGGTTTTTATGGCGGGGGTTACAACTGTGGCATATATTATGTATACACTTTCCGAAGATGTCATAGCCAGACTGGATTCTGAAAATATTTACATGACTTCCGCATTTGTAGTCATTGGAATTTTACGGTATATGCAGATCACTTTTGTAGAAAATCGAAGTGGAAATCCAACCTACCTGGTAATAAAAGATCTCTTTTTACAACTTACAATAATCAGTTGGTTGATAAGTTTTCTTATTTTTTATTTTCTGCTATGA
- a CDS encoding GlsB/YeaQ/YmgE family stress response membrane protein: MGLIELLLLLCIAGICGSIGQAIAGYSRGGCIVSIVVGFIGALLGSWLSVQMGWPEIFSVEVGGRDFPIIWSIIGSVLFVVVVGLLTGKR, translated from the coding sequence ATGGGACTTATTGAACTGTTACTGTTACTTTGTATTGCCGGAATTTGTGGATCTATTGGACAGGCAATTGCCGGTTACTCCCGGGGTGGATGCATCGTATCCATTGTTGTTGGGTTTATTGGTGCATTGTTAGGATCCTGGCTAAGCGTACAAATGGGCTGGCCCGAAATTTTTAGTGTTGAAGTTGGCGGGCGAGACTTTCCAATTATCTGGTCGATTATTGGTTCAGTTCTTTTTGTGGTTGTTGTGGGGCTTCTGACTGGTAAAAGATAA
- the ggt gene encoding gamma-glutamyltransferase — MIYSTLSILKKVYILLFLVFPFLFLSCDNQGKQTDLSYQIPEPPEISTGYQPKPGWATSEFAVASANPLSTDAGYQIIQAGGNAVDAAVAVQMVLALVEPQSSGIGGGAFFLLWDGEEIHALNGREIAPSGASEELFLDENGEPLPFADAVRSGKSVGVPGTLALMDAIHKRFGSLPWPQVLEPAITLAEEGFNITPRLHGILEEDESLRNNELARSFYYDGQGNPHPVGYLLKNPALAEILREVSKDGISAFYEGEVAQDISERIQAHERPGSMTPEDLAGYPNLDLETEEMCNDWKAYTICGFPPPASGHLAIMQILGVMENLEEPEVSLQDSIPSTQWMHQYLEAAKLAFADRNQYVADERFVEPPGESWQSMLDSTYLAQRADLIQSNSSMEKAKPGTPGDMQSVYGVQKTQPEFGTSHISIVDREGNAVSMTTTIESGFGSRIMSDGGTGLPGGFMLNNELTDFSLSPVDEDGNPIANRVEPGKRPRSSMSPSLVFDKETGEFIAAVGSPGGTSIIHYTAKAIIGMYDWNLNAQDAIDLPNFGNYNGPSVLEEDRYPEDFINKLEALGHEIIIRPMTSGIQAIQKTETGYFGGADPRREGIVMGE, encoded by the coding sequence ATGATATATAGTACTTTAAGTATATTAAAAAAAGTATATATACTTCTCTTTTTAGTATTTCCATTTCTCTTTTTGAGCTGTGATAACCAGGGAAAACAAACAGACCTTTCGTACCAGATTCCGGAACCGCCTGAAATTTCAACCGGTTATCAACCCAAGCCGGGTTGGGCTACTTCGGAGTTTGCGGTTGCGTCTGCCAATCCACTTTCAACAGATGCCGGTTATCAGATTATACAAGCCGGTGGGAATGCTGTGGATGCCGCAGTTGCGGTTCAGATGGTCTTAGCTTTGGTTGAGCCTCAATCGAGCGGAATTGGAGGCGGCGCTTTCTTTTTGTTGTGGGATGGAGAAGAAATTCATGCTTTAAATGGACGAGAAATTGCCCCATCAGGTGCTTCAGAGGAGCTATTCCTGGATGAAAACGGAGAGCCGCTGCCATTTGCGGATGCCGTGAGAAGTGGGAAGTCAGTAGGTGTACCCGGAACGTTAGCACTTATGGATGCGATTCATAAACGATTTGGAAGCTTGCCGTGGCCGCAGGTTTTGGAGCCCGCGATTACACTCGCCGAAGAGGGGTTTAACATCACACCGCGACTTCATGGAATTCTGGAAGAAGATGAAAGCTTGAGAAACAACGAGCTGGCACGATCATTTTATTACGATGGGCAGGGAAACCCACATCCCGTTGGTTATTTGCTTAAGAATCCTGCATTAGCAGAGATTTTGAGAGAAGTTTCCAAAGATGGGATTTCGGCATTTTATGAGGGTGAAGTTGCGCAGGATATCTCAGAAAGAATTCAAGCTCATGAACGTCCGGGTTCTATGACTCCGGAAGATCTCGCCGGATATCCAAATCTGGATCTTGAAACTGAAGAGATGTGTAACGATTGGAAAGCGTATACAATTTGTGGATTTCCACCACCGGCATCAGGCCACTTAGCCATCATGCAAATTCTTGGGGTAATGGAGAATCTCGAAGAACCTGAAGTAAGCTTGCAAGATTCTATTCCATCAACCCAATGGATGCACCAATATCTTGAGGCGGCTAAATTAGCCTTTGCTGATCGCAATCAATATGTAGCCGATGAACGTTTTGTAGAACCCCCCGGAGAAAGCTGGCAGTCAATGCTGGATTCTACCTATCTTGCTCAACGCGCAGATCTTATTCAGAGTAATTCAAGTATGGAAAAAGCCAAGCCAGGAACACCGGGAGACATGCAAAGCGTGTACGGTGTCCAAAAAACACAGCCTGAGTTTGGAACGAGTCACATAAGTATTGTAGATCGGGAAGGAAATGCCGTTTCCATGACTACAACCATTGAGAGCGGCTTTGGAAGCCGAATTATGAGTGATGGCGGAACCGGCCTGCCCGGCGGATTTATGCTGAATAATGAGCTCACAGATTTTTCTCTCAGTCCGGTTGATGAGGATGGAAATCCCATTGCAAATCGCGTAGAACCCGGCAAAAGACCTCGCTCGAGTATGTCTCCGTCGTTAGTCTTTGACAAGGAGACGGGGGAGTTTATTGCTGCTGTTGGGTCCCCGGGCGGAACGTCGATTATCCATTATACAGCAAAAGCAATTATTGGAATGTACGATTGGAATCTCAATGCACAAGATGCGATTGATCTGCCCAATTTTGGAAACTATAATGGTCCTTCCGTATTAGAGGAAGACAGATATCCTGAAGATTTTATCAATAAATTGGAAGCGTTGGGACATGAAATTATCATTCGCCCCATGACGAGTGGTATCCAGGCCATTCAAAAAACCGAAACAGGTTACTTTGGCGGGGCTGACCCTCGACGAGAAGGAATTGTGATGGGCGAATAA
- a CDS encoding FAD-dependent oxidoreductase: MKYMYDSAVIGGGAAGLTAAGISANFGAKTIMIEKERLGGDCTWTGCVPSKTLIKTASIVHSAKESEKFGLKFDLNSVDTKQVMKHVDDIRREVYEDADKPDIFEEMGINVEFGEASFVDDHTLKIVQKDGSEKTITSKYFFICTGAKAFVPPINGVEEIDYLTNESLFEIDNLPNKLIIVGAGPIGTEMAQSFQRLGTDVHVLDMAHGILMNDDPELTEILKNKLKKEGVSYYLGVSVDELKKTKSGVSVTYSLNEESLKIEGDAILLATGRRANMESLDLENAGVQTTKKGISVNEKCRTNQRHIYAIGDVTGEYQFTHMSEHMAKVATSNALIKIPMKIDRKHVPWVTYTDPELGQIGSSEKELKEKGETFEVYRFPFNKIDRAITDGNTTGLIKVFAKKWSGKILGASIVGAHAGEMISQYALAMKNGVSLRDFADTIHPYPSYGLGARRAADQWYIKNQSETLVKWIQRIFRYRGEIPDYSDPNRIV, encoded by the coding sequence ATGAAATATATGTATGACTCTGCAGTAATTGGTGGAGGTGCAGCAGGACTCACCGCCGCCGGAATATCTGCTAACTTTGGGGCAAAAACCATTATGATTGAAAAGGAGAGGCTCGGTGGCGATTGTACATGGACCGGATGTGTGCCCAGTAAAACTTTGATTAAAACAGCCTCTATAGTGCACTCTGCAAAAGAATCTGAAAAGTTTGGGCTGAAATTCGATTTGAATTCCGTTGATACCAAACAGGTGATGAAACATGTAGATGATATCAGGCGGGAGGTTTATGAAGATGCCGATAAGCCTGATATTTTTGAAGAGATGGGCATTAACGTGGAGTTTGGAGAGGCTTCTTTTGTGGATGATCATACGCTAAAAATCGTCCAAAAGGATGGGAGTGAGAAGACCATTACCTCTAAATACTTTTTTATCTGTACCGGTGCAAAAGCGTTTGTTCCGCCTATCAACGGAGTTGAAGAAATCGACTATTTGACGAATGAATCTCTCTTTGAAATCGATAATCTGCCCAATAAGCTAATCATCGTCGGTGCGGGGCCAATAGGAACGGAGATGGCACAAAGTTTTCAGCGGCTTGGAACGGATGTTCATGTGTTGGATATGGCTCACGGAATTTTGATGAATGATGATCCTGAGTTGACCGAAATCCTCAAAAATAAGCTAAAGAAAGAGGGGGTTAGCTATTATTTGGGGGTTTCTGTTGATGAATTAAAGAAAACGAAATCGGGTGTTTCCGTAACCTACTCGTTGAACGAAGAATCATTAAAGATCGAAGGAGACGCTATTTTGTTAGCTACCGGCAGGCGTGCAAATATGGAATCATTAGATCTTGAAAATGCCGGAGTTCAAACTACTAAAAAAGGCATCTCTGTCAACGAAAAATGCAGAACAAATCAGCGTCATATCTATGCAATCGGAGATGTAACGGGCGAATATCAGTTCACGCACATGAGTGAGCATATGGCCAAAGTGGCAACATCCAATGCATTGATTAAAATACCGATGAAGATCGACAGAAAACATGTGCCGTGGGTAACATACACAGATCCGGAATTGGGTCAGATCGGTTCATCTGAAAAGGAACTGAAAGAGAAGGGAGAGACATTTGAAGTGTACAGATTTCCATTCAACAAGATAGACAGAGCGATTACCGATGGGAATACAACAGGGCTGATCAAGGTATTTGCTAAAAAATGGAGCGGAAAAATCCTGGGGGCATCCATTGTGGGAGCGCATGCCGGAGAGATGATTTCGCAGTATGCTCTTGCTATGAAAAATGGAGTTTCGCTTCGTGATTTCGCTGATACGATTCATCCCTACCCAAGTTATGGATTAGGCGCCCGCCGTGCAGCTGACCAGTGGTACATCAAAAACCAATCGGAGACACTTGTGAAATGGATTCAACGGATTTTCAGATACAGGGGAGAGATTCCGGATTATAGTGATCCAAATAGGATTGTTTAG
- a CDS encoding TonB-dependent receptor: protein MLGEELRRNLGTTLSETLQNKAGFNERSSGPAPGRPVIRGLGDERVLILQDGERTGDVSAQSADHAVSIDPMGAEEIEIARGPAALSYGANAIGGVINVVRNQIPTSVPSSVTGSVSIQGKSVNNEGSAALESSIPIGKLAMNLDVNGRTSSDFTTPEGTVENSSIRNTHNTAGISYIGKRGYIGGSASYYYSEYGIPPDPLGGHPSGVDIEMSKFQFDLRGERTFNDSFFRLAEARYSFVNYNHVELESNGAVGTEFGNLTANSSFKIHNGEWGVFDGGSAGIWAEWQDYAVFGARTPDSNQYSAAAYLIQEGDAGALHYELGTRFEYVLSKPKEERISNRIGAIEERSFSALATSASAIYGFTNKFFVGSTYMHSFRAPTLEELYSEGPHLAAYSYEIGNPELDSERGIGLELFFRYRSNRFTAELAGYRNDFQNYLYARDTGEQSVSDPSLNNYQFVGESALFYGTEFSANAQISDQFSVGGTLSYTLAERDVSEEEQEVTGYDGDTRPLPMIPPLQGSIYGRFSKNNFTATVRYKLSDKQTRLGEFETKTEGYGLLSATVQYRFSTSGILHTVSLSGSNLLDNTYRDHLSRIKEVFPAPGRNINLLYRLYF from the coding sequence ATTTTAGGTGAGGAACTGAGAAGAAATCTTGGAACGACACTCTCAGAAACACTTCAAAATAAAGCAGGTTTTAATGAGCGATCGTCAGGTCCGGCTCCCGGCAGACCTGTTATACGCGGCCTGGGAGATGAACGTGTTTTAATTCTCCAGGATGGCGAACGAACGGGAGATGTCTCGGCTCAATCAGCCGACCATGCCGTTAGTATTGACCCGATGGGAGCTGAAGAGATTGAGATTGCCCGAGGGCCGGCTGCACTGTCTTATGGTGCAAATGCAATTGGTGGAGTTATCAATGTCGTCAGAAATCAGATTCCAACATCTGTGCCAAGTTCAGTTACAGGATCGGTTTCCATCCAGGGAAAATCGGTGAATAATGAAGGATCAGCTGCGCTGGAATCTTCCATTCCAATAGGCAAATTGGCCATGAATCTCGATGTGAACGGCCGAACATCATCTGATTTTACAACACCCGAAGGTACTGTAGAGAATTCATCCATCCGAAATACACACAACACAGCGGGAATCAGTTACATTGGTAAGCGTGGATATATCGGGGGATCGGCCTCTTATTACTATTCGGAATATGGTATTCCTCCCGATCCGCTTGGCGGTCATCCCAGTGGAGTGGATATTGAAATGAGTAAATTTCAATTTGATCTGCGGGGAGAGCGTACGTTTAATGACTCATTCTTCCGGTTAGCCGAGGCAAGATATTCTTTTGTTAACTATAATCATGTTGAACTTGAGTCGAACGGAGCAGTTGGAACTGAATTCGGTAATCTCACCGCAAATAGTTCTTTTAAAATTCATAACGGAGAATGGGGAGTATTTGATGGCGGTTCTGCTGGCATTTGGGCTGAATGGCAGGATTATGCGGTTTTTGGAGCACGAACCCCCGACTCCAATCAATACAGCGCAGCGGCTTATCTTATCCAGGAAGGAGATGCAGGAGCGTTACACTACGAATTAGGTACAAGATTTGAGTATGTGTTATCGAAACCTAAAGAGGAGCGCATCTCCAACCGAATCGGGGCTATTGAAGAACGGTCATTTTCTGCATTGGCTACTTCAGCATCGGCTATTTATGGATTCACAAATAAATTCTTTGTGGGTTCCACGTATATGCATTCATTTCGTGCTCCAACATTAGAGGAACTCTACTCAGAAGGTCCTCATCTTGCAGCGTACAGTTATGAAATTGGAAATCCAGAGCTTGATTCTGAACGAGGAATCGGACTTGAACTGTTTTTTCGATATCGCTCGAACCGGTTTACGGCTGAACTCGCCGGGTATAGAAATGATTTTCAAAACTATCTCTATGCCAGGGATACCGGCGAACAAAGTGTATCTGATCCGTCACTGAATAATTACCAGTTTGTGGGTGAGTCCGCCCTGTTTTATGGAACCGAGTTTTCCGCCAATGCACAAATAAGCGATCAGTTTTCAGTTGGCGGTACACTTTCTTACACCCTGGCTGAACGAGATGTAAGTGAAGAAGAACAGGAAGTTACAGGATATGACGGAGATACACGGCCCCTCCCTATGATTCCGCCTCTGCAAGGTTCAATCTATGGGCGATTTTCAAAAAACAATTTTACAGCTACTGTACGCTATAAACTGTCTGACAAACAAACCCGCCTTGGAGAATTTGAAACAAAAACAGAAGGGTATGGACTATTAAGCGCTACAGTTCAATACCGATTTTCCACATCAGGGATCCTTCATACGGTTTCACTTAGCGGATCAAACCTGCTGGATAATACCTACCGCGATCACCTTTCCAGGATTAAAGAAGTTTTCCCGGCACCGGGCAGGAATATCAACCTGTTGTATCGTCTATATTTTTGA
- a CDS encoding secondary thiamine-phosphate synthase enzyme YjbQ: protein MDIITKDLHLNTNGFSDIHNLTPKVDAIVKETGFNDGFCHIHAVGSTASISTMEFEPALVKDIKEKLEDFASQNMKSHHSETWGDDNGFSHIRATFMGPGITVPIRDGKCILGTWQQIVVLDHDNQSRKRHIVVQVVGK from the coding sequence ATGGACATCATCACAAAAGATCTTCACCTCAATACAAATGGATTTTCAGACATCCATAATCTCACACCAAAAGTGGACGCGATTGTAAAAGAGACTGGATTTAATGATGGGTTTTGCCACATTCATGCAGTCGGTTCAACCGCTTCCATTTCAACGATGGAGTTTGAGCCTGCACTGGTAAAAGATATCAAAGAGAAGCTGGAGGATTTTGCCTCTCAGAATATGAAATCTCATCACTCTGAGACCTGGGGCGATGATAACGGATTTTCACATATTCGTGCCACATTCATGGGGCCGGGAATTACAGTACCGATTCGTGATGGAAAATGTATTCTGGGAACCTGGCAGCAGATTGTTGTGCTCGATCATGACAATCAATCACGAAAGAGGCATATTGTGGTTCAGGTTGTTGGGAAGTGA
- a CDS encoding glucose 1-dehydrogenase: MKLKDKVFIITGATSGMGKGIALKFADEGASLILNGRDQKRGESVVDEIRSKNGRVEFLAGDVGKESTNQKLVQKAIESFGKLDGIVTNAGMLGLGKITDLKTELWHRTFQTNLDSVYYLLKYAIPEMQKNGKGVAVINSSIAAYKSFPNHAAYCASKAGLLALAKQAAVDYGPEIRVNAICPGPVDTPLLHDSAIAFPNPETAVNEAEKATLMKRLGKPKDIAQLALFLASEESSWITGSAYTIDGGIMANS; encoded by the coding sequence ATGAAATTAAAAGACAAAGTATTCATCATTACCGGAGCCACGAGTGGAATGGGGAAGGGGATTGCCCTGAAATTTGCGGATGAAGGAGCGTCTTTGATCCTGAACGGAAGAGATCAAAAAAGGGGAGAGTCTGTTGTTGATGAGATCAGATCAAAGAATGGAAGGGTAGAGTTCCTGGCCGGTGATGTAGGAAAAGAATCAACGAATCAAAAGCTGGTTCAAAAAGCCATTGAAAGCTTTGGAAAACTGGATGGCATTGTAACGAATGCCGGAATGCTCGGATTGGGAAAAATTACCGACTTGAAAACTGAACTTTGGCACAGAACATTTCAAACCAATCTTGATTCGGTTTATTACTTGCTGAAATATGCCATTCCTGAAATGCAGAAAAACGGGAAGGGAGTAGCTGTAATCAACAGTTCAATAGCTGCTTATAAATCCTTTCCAAACCATGCGGCGTACTGTGCATCAAAAGCTGGACTATTGGCTTTAGCAAAACAGGCCGCTGTTGATTACGGGCCTGAAATCCGGGTCAATGCGATTTGTCCTGGACCTGTAGATACGCCTCTTTTGCATGATTCGGCTATTGCTTTTCCAAATCCCGAAACAGCTGTGAATGAAGCAGAAAAAGCGACATTGATGAAACGATTAGGGAAACCAAAAGATATCGCTCAACTTGCGCTGTTCCTGGCAAGTGAAGAATCATCGTGGATAACCGGAAGTGCGTATACCATTGATGGCGGGATAATGGCGAATTCTTGA
- a CDS encoding DUF5916 domain-containing protein encodes MKLLKSVLTTFLLSFLLTGLINAQKINEDYRLHIKKASSDIQIDGVIDEKAWQEAERATDFFMITPMDTSYADLRTDVRMTYDEEYLYLLVENFRPEDGSENVVESLRRDFNFPRNDNFLLAMDTFNDQTNGFSFGANAAGAEWDGMMYNGGSMNLSWDNKWVSTVANYKDKWVFEAAIPFKSIRYDDEITEWGINFSRYDLTAFEKSSWAPVPRQFPSVSLAYTGVLVWDEPPPPAGSNISIIPHVLGGINHDFQQEDSRSYERDAGLNAKIGLSSSMTLDLTVNPDFSQVEVDEQIVDLERFELFFPEKRQFFLENEDLFASFGNRNIRPFFSRRIGLDAPIHAGGRLSGQLNRNWRLGVMNMQTGSVDNLQKPAQNFSVVSLKRRVSSRSNIGFLFVNMESTGDGFDNSDAGNMAPEFDRNVGVEYNLATSNNLWTGKFMVLKSFSPNDDDRSLSHTANLLYSDGNWQAEWAHEYVGQDYTARVGFVPRRGYIRSSPGIGYLFYPERDGIVLSHGPAADLSFYFDEQLNTTDYENRLEYILNFRSGSSFNVWVSDFYVELLEPFDPTAVSGFFLDPGTTHSAKRFGMEFSSKAQSAFTYGFEAQYGGFYADGTLLSLSTELGYRFQPYVNVSMSTSYNDLGLPQPWGDQEFWLIGSRLDITFTKNLYLTSFTQYNEQFDNVNINTRLQWRFQPASDLFIVYTDNYLPGSFDVKNRALLLKFTYWWNI; translated from the coding sequence GTGAAATTATTAAAATCAGTTCTTACCACATTTTTACTTTCTTTTCTTCTAACCGGGTTAATCAACGCCCAAAAAATTAACGAGGACTATCGGCTCCATATCAAAAAAGCTTCATCCGATATTCAAATTGATGGAGTAATCGATGAAAAGGCTTGGCAAGAAGCTGAAAGAGCCACTGATTTTTTCATGATCACACCAATGGATACCAGCTATGCTGATCTTCGTACGGATGTTCGGATGACGTATGATGAAGAATATCTCTATCTCTTGGTTGAAAACTTCCGGCCTGAAGATGGCTCTGAAAATGTAGTAGAATCACTACGAAGAGATTTCAACTTTCCCCGGAATGACAACTTTTTGCTCGCCATGGATACGTTTAACGATCAAACCAATGGCTTTTCATTTGGAGCCAATGCCGCCGGAGCGGAATGGGACGGAATGATGTATAACGGCGGAAGTATGAACCTGAGCTGGGATAACAAGTGGGTTTCAACCGTGGCCAATTATAAAGATAAATGGGTGTTTGAAGCGGCCATTCCATTTAAGTCCATCCGGTATGATGATGAGATTACCGAATGGGGAATCAATTTCAGCCGGTACGACCTTACAGCATTTGAGAAGTCGAGTTGGGCGCCGGTTCCGCGTCAGTTTCCATCCGTATCCCTGGCATACACAGGTGTGTTGGTTTGGGATGAACCTCCACCACCGGCCGGGTCAAATATCTCGATTATTCCTCATGTTTTGGGTGGCATTAACCATGATTTCCAGCAGGAGGATTCCAGATCCTATGAGCGTGACGCAGGCTTGAATGCAAAAATTGGCCTGAGTTCATCTATGACGCTGGATCTTACAGTAAATCCCGATTTCTCCCAAGTGGAGGTTGATGAGCAGATTGTTGACCTGGAACGTTTTGAACTTTTCTTCCCTGAAAAACGACAGTTTTTTCTTGAGAATGAAGATCTGTTTGCCAGCTTTGGGAACCGCAATATCCGACCGTTCTTTTCAAGACGAATTGGCCTGGATGCACCTATACATGCCGGCGGTCGCCTTAGTGGTCAGCTGAACAGAAACTGGCGTTTGGGTGTAATGAATATGCAAACCGGTTCTGTGGATAATCTTCAAAAACCGGCTCAAAATTTTTCTGTGGTCTCTTTAAAGCGAAGAGTCTCTTCACGGTCCAATATTGGATTTCTGTTTGTTAATATGGAATCAACCGGAGATGGATTTGATAACAGTGATGCCGGTAATATGGCCCCGGAGTTTGATAGAAATGTGGGTGTTGAATACAATCTGGCTACTTCCAACAATTTGTGGACCGGAAAATTTATGGTGCTGAAGTCATTCTCACCAAATGATGACGATAGAAGCCTAAGCCACACTGCAAATTTACTCTATTCCGATGGCAACTGGCAGGCTGAATGGGCTCATGAATATGTTGGTCAGGACTATACAGCGCGCGTGGGTTTCGTACCAAGAAGAGGGTATATTCGCTCAAGTCCCGGGATCGGCTATCTTTTTTACCCTGAAAGAGACGGAATTGTGTTGAGTCATGGGCCTGCCGCAGATCTTTCCTTCTATTTTGATGAGCAATTGAATACAACAGATTACGAGAACCGTCTTGAATACATTCTGAATTTTAGAAGCGGCAGCAGTTTTAATGTATGGGTATCTGACTTTTATGTAGAACTCCTTGAACCTTTTGATCCCACGGCGGTTAGCGGATTTTTCCTTGACCCCGGCACGACACATTCGGCCAAACGTTTTGGTATGGAATTTTCCTCAAAAGCTCAGAGCGCTTTCACGTATGGATTTGAAGCTCAATATGGCGGATTTTATGCAGACGGTACACTGCTGAGCTTATCTACGGAGCTGGGATACCGTTTTCAACCCTATGTGAATGTATCGATGAGTACAAGCTATAACGATCTTGGTTTGCCGCAACCATGGGGTGACCAAGAGTTTTGGCTGATTGGATCGCGGCTGGATATTACATTTACCAAAAACTTGTACCTGACCAGTTTCACCCAATACAATGAGCAGTTTGATAATGTAAACATCAATACACGACTGCAATGGCGTTTTCAGCCGGCATCAGATCTCTTTATTGTCTATACTGATAATTATCTGCCCGGCTCATTTGATGTTAAAAACAGAGCATTGCTGTTGAAGTTTACCTATTGGTGGAATATTTGA